The Paenibacillus spongiae nucleotide sequence GATCCGCGTAGCTCTCGCAGCAGGCCGCATGCCGGAAAGGACCGCGACGCCAAGGCTGATGCCGACGCTGACGAGCGTGAGCGAGAATGGGATATAGGTAAACGTAAAGCCTTCCGGAGCTTCACCGTCCAGAGCCGATTCAATGATAATCGGAACGACGGCATTGATAACGGCGCTCAATCCGTAAGCGGCGGCCAGTCCGATCAAGGCGCCGAACAGTCCGATGCCGAAGCTCTCCAGAAGGAAGATGCTGCGGATCGTCTTCGGGTTCGCGCCGATCGCTTTCATGATTCCGATGTCTTGCGAGCGTTCCGTAACCGCCATGGTCATCGTGTTATAGATGCCGATCGAAGCGATCAAGACGGCGATGGTGCCGACGAAGATCAGTCCGATCTTCATGATGAGGAAGACCAGGTCCATTTCCTTAATGGTATCGGCAACCGAATAAAGGCTGTAGCCTTCATCCCTGAGAGCCTTGGACATTGCGGTGACTTGATCCGCGCTCTCGGCGTATACCTTGACATTGGGATGGGTTTCGAAATCTTTATGGAACAAACGGTCTTGGATCGAATCGTCGAGATAGAGCTCAGTCGACTGCAGCCATTCTTTATCCGGCTTCGTCGTCAATCCGACGATGGTCAGCTTGACCATGCCAAGGGACTCTTCTTTCTCGGTAGCCGGATTATACCCGGTCGCGCGGAATTCAATCTGTTTGCCGAGCAGAGAACCCGTATAGGCATCCTCGGTTCCGGCCTTCATCAATTGCTGGGCAAAATGGTAGCCGACGATAGCCTCGGTGCCATTCTTGGGCATACGGCCTTCCGAGAGCTGCAGCCCGGCTTTCGTTTCTTCCTCGAAATTGGTTACGATGGCCGAGGGGCTGCTTTTATAACCCTCCAGGGTGACCTCGCCCTGCGTGAAGCGCTGCGCCGTTACGGCTTTCACGCCGTCGCGCTTCTTGAAGCGGTCCGCGTCGGCTTGGGTGATCGCTTCATGGCTGTCGCCATTCTTTTTGCCGTGGATTTGAATCTCGGTCAGCGTCTGACCCTGCATCATATCATCGACCAGACTGCGCTGAAGACCGAATGCAACGGAGGCGATCATCATCAGAAATGTACAGCCCATAGCGGTGGCGAGTATCGTCATGAAGATGCGCGATTTGTTTTTCGCCATGTTTTGTTTGACGAAGCGCAGCTTATCGCTGGTTTTCACGGTTTCACCACCTCCAATTTACGGTACTCGTTCGGGCTTCCGTTCGCAGGATCTGCGAGCCGGCCGTCCTCGATCCGCATCGTCCGGTTGCCGATCGATGCAACCTTATCGTCATGCGTTATAATGAGCAGCGTAATGCCGTGATCGCGGTTCAACGTCTGCAGCAGCTGCAGCAGCTGCTCTTCGTTCTCGCTGTCGAGACTGCCGGTCGGTTCGTCGGCAAGCAGCACGGGCGGATTCAGGATCAGCGAGCGTGCGATGCCGACGCGCTGCTGCTGGCCGCCGGACAGCTCGCTCGGATAATGGTCGGCGTAGGCTGCGATACCGAGCTTCTCCAGAATCTCCGTCGCTTGCTTGCGGCGCTCGCCGGCAGGCAGGCCCTGAAGGACGAGCGGCAGCTCTGTGTTTTCGAAAGCGGTCATGCTCGGGATGAGCTGGAAATTCTGGAATACGAAGCCCAGGTATCGTCTGCGGAAATCGGCCCATTGACCTTCGCTGTAGTCGGTAACATCCAGGCCTGCGATGCTGACACGGCCGCTGGTCGGGCGGATAAAGCCTGAGGCGATATGAAGCAGCGTCGATTTGCCGGATCCGCTTCGTCCGATCAGCGTGACGATTTCGCCTTTGCGGATCGTCAGATCGATGCCGCGCAGAACTGGAACGCGGCGCTCTTGGCCTTTGCGGCCAAGCGTGAACGCATGCTCGATTTGACGCAGTTCAATCATAGGAATAACCTCCATCTATCGTTAAAATTTCATGAGTGTTGTCCATCAATTGCGCAGCAGGACCGGCCGCCCGGGTGGCGATCGCTGCTATATGTGAACATAACGAAAGCACGCAGAAAAAAGTTTTGGACCGGCTTTTCTCCGCCTTCGAAAGCGGCAGCGCGCTATGATACAATCGATGGAAATAAGCACATGCAAAAATGATCCATTCGATTGGACATGGAACAGGGATCATGATGCTGGGAAAGCGCTGCGCCGATTCGATGAATCGGAGGACTAGCAAACTTACAATCAGGGGGTGCCGGGATGCCCGGGGCTATGGCTGTGGCGGCTGCATGCTGGTTCGCCATCGTACTTATCGTTTCGTCCTACCGATACGGCATGTTCTTCGACGTATCGTTCTACCGATGGGAATGGCTGCTGGCCATAACCGCACTGGCCTCGATGCTGCTTGCGTCCATTGCCCGCCTTACCCGCAGGAAACTTCCCCGGAGAGCCTCCCATCGGGGATTCCCGGAGGAGCCAGCGGCCCTTATTCAGGAGAAGGAGGCTGCTTCAACAGCTCCTCGACGTGCCGCCGCTTGCTGGCATGCGGTTCCCGCCGCGGCATATGGGCCGCTGGCGATCGCGCTGCTGTACGCGCTGTCGCTGGCCTTTGAACCGGCATCGGTTAACGGAACCATCGGACAAGCCTTGCGCTGGTCCGCATACGGCGCCATATTATGGAGCCTCTATTTCTGGCTTCGGCCGCCTTCCGGCCGGATCTGGCTTGCGGCGGCTATACAGGCAGCAGGGGCCTTTGTCGTCTGGGGGGCCTTGGCGGGATGGATGGGGTGGATCGCATTCCCGGAGATCGTCATGGTAACAAGCGATGAACAGCTGTCCGCTACGGGCGCCCGCTTAGCGGGTTATTTCCAATACCCGAATATGCTCGGCGCAGTGGCAGGGGCCTATACGGTCTGGCAATGGCTGCTGCTTGTCCGCGAACGGTCATGGCTGGCCTTTGCGGCCGCCGCTCTGCAGAGCGTTCCTGCGGCGCTTGTGCTCCTGCTGACGGAATCGCGCGGTGCTTGGATGGCCGCTGCAATCGGCTGGCTGGCCGGGTTGCTGCTGCTTGGGCGCCGAGAGCGAACCGGTTGGCTGCTATACAGCGGCTGGACGCTGCTCGCGGCAGGAGCGGGCTACCGGTTTCTGCTGAAAGCGGGCTTACATACCAGCGGAGCTTCCCAAGGCTGGGGAGAGATGACGGGAGCGGCCGTATTGCTTGCCGCGGTCATCTTATCCGGCCTCGGGATGATCGGAATCCGCCGCCTCTTGAGCCGCGGGCTCGGCCGGCGGGAGCGCCTTATCGCATGGGGCGTCTGGTCAGCGGGCGCTGCCGCAGCGATTCTGCTGCTCGTGACGGCCGTTCAAGGCCGGGTAAGCGGCAATTTCCAGACGGCCGGCTCTCGCATGCTGTTCTATCAAGATGCTTTCAAATTGTTTCTGGAGGCCCCGCTGTTTGGCCGCGGAGGCGACACCTGGCAGGTGCTGTTTACGCAAATGCAATCGCAGCCCTATGTGGGCAGTGAAGTCCACAGCGGTTACTTGGAGCTGCTGCTGGATATCGGACTAGTCGGCGCCGCGGTGTTCGCCGTTGTTCTGGGGGCGCTGCTGCTGCGTGTCTTCCGGCATGACCGGGCCGGTCTTATTCCGCTGGCGGTATTGCTGTTTCATGCCGCCGCCGACTTCGATATGTCGTTCGGCTTCTATTGGCTGCTCGCCTTCGGCTGGATCGCGCTCTACAGCCTGGAGGGAGCGGGGACAGCCGGTGCGGCGGCGGCGGCGGGTAAGACGCCGTACGCATTCCGCTGGCGGCTGGCGGCGCGGGCAACCGCCGCGGCGACGGCCGCCGTGGTGTTCGCTGCAGCCGCCGTCACCGGCTGGCAGCTGGATCGCGCCGCGCAGCACCGCGCATCGGCCGTCGCCGCAGACGGCGATGCGCGGGCAGCCGCGCTGCGCGCTGCGCTCGAGGCGAATCCGCATTGGACGCGGATTCGCCTCGAGCTGGCGCCCTTAGCCCCGCCGGCGGAACGCGCGGGGCTGCTGGCTGCCGGACTGCGGAGCGAGCCGCAGTCCGTGCCGCTGCTGTGGGCGCTCGGCACCGAAGCGGCCGAGCGCGGCGACGTCTCGCAGGCGGCGGCGCATATGCGCCTCGCGCTGCGGTATGACCGGTTCGCCCGCGTCAAGCAGACCGACGCGGTCGTCGCCATGACCCGGCTCGCGCAGTCGAAGCGAGCCGAACGCCTCTACGGCGAGGCTCGTCTTGCCGCTCAGACGGCGCTGGCCTTCTATGATGCCTATGAAGCGCTCGGACGCGAGTCTTATCAGGCGAATGGCCGCCGCTTTGAAGTCACGGAAGAAGCGGCGAAGGCTGCCAAAGTCAGCAGGCGGCTGCTCGATTATCTTCAGGAACCGTGAAAACGGGTCGATGCCCGGGCGGTGTGTCCAATCTTTCGCCCCGTTTGCGTCATATGCTGTTGCAAACGTGAAAGGAGCGATGGGCATGGCATCGACACGCGTTAGACCAAGGCGGGAAGTGGTCGGCAGGGGCAAAGTCATCCGCATGGCAGTGCCAACGAAACGGAATGTGCAATCCGGGCCGATTCTGAATCGCCTGACGGTTGTTTGGGTGCAGAATAATGGAGTGACCTTTAACACAACAGGCTTCTTCGCTCGTTTGTTCAGGGGAAACACGCTCGTATCGACCGCATTCTTCGATAATTTCGGCGTCGTCCGCTTCGGGAATATCGGAACGCTGACGAATGCCACCTTCACCATCCAAACATTCAGCCCCACCGGCATTCTGTTCCGGCAGCGCACCATTCCAGCGGGCTCCGAAGCGTTCGCCATTATCGGCTAATGACGATTCGTTGACGCGCAAGGATGGCTCAACCACACTTAACCCTAATCATTCGAAAACAGCAGCGCAGCTCCTCATCGGAGCTGCGCTGCTGTTCGTTGTGCCGCCGGAAGGGGCATATTCAGCCGCCGAACGCATCCCGGAACGCCGTTCGCAGCTTGCCCGGCTCGACGTTCCATAATGCGGCGATTTCATCGTTGACGTTCTCGTCCCACCAGTCGGCGAGCAGACGCCGATTGCTGCGATTTTCGTAAATCCAAATCGAATTCAGGATGACTTTGCGGTAATACAGCTTCTCGGCTTCCTGGATCTTGTCGCTGGGAATCCAAATGCCGAGCCGCTTCATCGTCCGGTATAGCTCGTTATCGCAGGCCCGCCTGATTTTTCGCGCGCTGGGGTATTGCTCGGTATGCTTATTGTTGTGGTTAGCCGAAGATTTCATCGTCACCGACTCCTCCCTATCCCCTATATATGCTTCCGGGGTGGAGGAGGTCACAAGCGGCGGCGCTTCAAGGCAGTGGCCGTGACGGTACCGCGTTTGCGACTATTGGACCTGAATATATCCGACCATAGGCGCGCCGTGACTCGATTCCGTATGGGTCTGGCACACGATCGGGTAGGTGCCCTTCGCTTCCGCTTTGAACCGGACGGTTGTCGTCTTGCCTTTCGTTACGACGCCCTTAATCCCCAGGCCTTCAATGACGAAAGGATGGGATTCCCCATTGACGCCTGTAATGCGCAGCTCGACCTGATCCCCCTTGTTGACGATAATGGTGCCGGGATCCCAGCGGTAGACCTCGATTTTTTTGCCGTCATCCGTACGCGCCTCGAATTCCCCGGTAACCAGGTGAAAGACGCGGACTTGCTCCGGCGCGCTCATGGCGGGCTTCGCCGGGTTCCATTTGATGTAAACGGCAGCAATGAGCAGGACGAGGAGCACAAGGGAGAAGAGACGGAAATGCTTTTTCTTCACGACAAAAATTTTTGACATGAAACGCCCACCTTCTTTCATCGGATCAGTATCACAGCTAGTCTATGCACGGGCTTGTCTGCCGATGATAACGAAATCGAAAATGATAATTAATGCATGCGGGTCTCACCTTTGTCCTCCATTGGGTCTATGGATGGCATGTCTGGAAGTATGCTAGAATACCGTTAGATTAAGAGAAGTAAAATATGCGTTGGATGGGAGACGGAGAATGGATTGGATTCACAAGGTTCTTGACAGCTTGCTGCTGTGGGTGGAAAGTTTGGGCTATTACGGCATTGTCATCGGATTGGCGATCGAGGTCATTCCTAGCGAAATCGTACTGGCATTCGGCGGCTATTTGGTGTTTCAAGGTAAAGTCACCTTTCTCGGCGCCGTTATCTTCGGAACGATCGGAGCAGTCATTCAGCAGTGGATCTTATATGCGATCGGCCGGTTTGCAGGGCGTCCATTCTTTGAAAAATACGGTAAATATATAAAAATCAAACCGAAGCATCTGGACATCTCGGAGCGGTGGTTTAAGCAATATGGAGCGGGTATCGTATTCACGGCGCGGTTCGTTCCGGTTATGCGGCAGGCGATCTCGATTCCGGCCGGCATCGCGAAGATGAATTTCGGGTTGTTCACGCTGCTGACGCTGTTGGCCTCGATCCCGTGGTCGATTCTGTTCGTTTACTTGGGCTATACGCTCGGAGATCAATGGGAGAATATCGATGAGAAGGCAGCGCCTTACGTGCAGCCGGCAATCTTGATCGCGATCGGCCTGCTGATCGTTTACGTGCTGTTCAAGGTGCTCCGCAAACGGGGCAAATCGATATAATTGGCGATGGGAAGCATCGTTTGGTACAATATAGAGAATCGTCTATGTTTGACCATAAACGTTATTCGGCAAAACATAAAGTACTTGCTTATGAAGCAATCGAACAGAAGCCCCAGCTTCACACAACGAAGCGGATGCTTCCGAAGTCAGTTTTGCTGCGAAGCAATAGCAAAGAAGCGTATGCTACACAAAACGAAGCGGATGCTTCCGAAGTCAGTTTTGCTGCGAAGCAATAGCAAAGAAGCGTATGCTACACAAAACGAAGCGGATGCTTCCGAAGTCAGTTTTGCTGCGAAGCAATAGCAAAGAAGCGTATGCTACACAAAACTTTTAGGAGGTCGTAACCGATGAGCAAAAATTTGGCCAACAAGCTGAATAAAGGCATCAGCACACAGCAATTTATCGATTCCTTCCAGAAAAATAAAGAGACGTTCCAAAGCTGGCAGAGCCAGTTCGAATGGCCGAGCGAGGATGACCGGGAATATTTCGAATCCATCAATAACCGCGACGACCTGCGCTGTCTGATTCTGGCGGCGGAATGGTGCGGAGACGTTGTGCGCAACCTGCCTGTCGTCTTCAAAGCGCTGGAGGTTACGGGCATTCCGACGGAAGTGCTGGTCATGGAAGACCATTTGGACACGATGGATGAGTTTCTGACGATGGGCGGACGCGCGATTCCAATCGTCATCTTCACCGATACGGGCGGACACGTGCTTGGCCAATGGGGACCGCGTCCAAGCCATGTGCAGGAAGCGATGACCGCTTTCAAATTGGCGAACTCCGACCGCGAAGCGGCGGATTATCAAGAGAAGCTGGCCGAGACGCGCCAAGAGATGGGACGCCGTTACGGCGAAGGCGCCGGTTACCAGCAAATTATCGTGAAAGAGCTGCGCGAGCTGCTGTCGGCGCTATAATCCATGCTGACAATTGAAACCTTCTCACTAGGCCCCTTGCAAACGAATGCTTATTTAGTGATGGAAGAGACCGGCCAGCGCGGCTTTATCGTCGATCCCGGCATGGGACCCAAGCGGTTGCTGGAGCGGATTCGCGATGTGAAGATCGAAGCGATCGTATTGACGCATGCCCACTTTGACCATATGGGTGGGGTCGACGAGGTGCGGAAAGCCGCGGGCTGTCCCGTCTATCTGCATGATCTGGAGGCGGACTGGCTGACCGATGCGGCCAAGAACGGGTCGATGCGATGGTCCGACGTTACCAAGCCGCTGACCACGGATCCGGCAGAGCATGCCCTTGAGGAGGGCCAGCAGCTGCAGCTGATCGGCCACACCTTCAAGGTGCTGCACACCCCGGGCCATTCGCCCGGAAGCGTAAGCTTGCTGTGCGGCGAGCATCTCCTTAGCGGAGACGTACTGTTCCGCATGTCAGTCGGACGGACGGACCTACCGGGCGGCCGCGAACGCGATCTGTACGATTCGATCCGCAATAAGCTGTACAAGCTTGATTCGAACGTACGCGTATATCCGGGACATGGCCCGCAGACGACAATCGGATTTGAAAAAGCAAACAACCCTTATGTGCCGGCTTAGCCGGCCGCGTAAGGGTTCTCCTTATTGTATATAGTTGTATATCAAGCTAAAGCTGATGGAGGACGGACAAAGTGGCAGAGACGAAACAGCGTATCGCAGAAGAAGAAGCGGAGCTTGGCGCCGGGGGGAAGATCGAGCTGACGCCCGAAGAGCAGGCAGCCGAGCAGGAAAGAATCGTTAAGCGGGTTTCCATTGATCTGTCCCTGCCGTTAACGAAGGTGAAGTCGGCGGTTAGTTTGCTTGACGAAGGCAACACGATCCCGTTCATCGCCCGCTACCGGAAGGAAATGACGGGAGAGCTCGACGAGAACGAGCTGCGCTTGATTGAAGAAAAGCTGCAGTATATGCGCAATCTCGAGTCGCGCAAGCGGGAAGTCATCCGTTTGATTGAAGAGCAGGGCAAGTTGACCGACGAGCTGCGTCAATCCATCCTTGCATCGGTCAAACTGCAGGAAGTAGAAGATATCTACAGGCCATACCGGCAGAAGCGCAAAACAAGAGCCAGCGTTGCGAAAGAGCGGGGTCTCGAGCCTCTTGCGCAGTGGCTCTTCTCGCAGCCTCGTCAAGGCGAGCCGATGCGGGAGGCGGAGCGTTATATCGACGCAGAGAAGGGCGTGAATACGGCGGATGATGCGCTTCAGGGCGCGATGGACATCATTGCCGAGCAAATTGCCGACGATGCCAAGATTCGCGCTTGGGTAAGGCGGCATACATTCGATCACGGCGTGCTGCGGACGGAAGTGAAGGACGCATCGTTAGAGTCGGTCTACGAGATGTATTACGACTATCAGGAGCCTATGAAGAAGCTGCCGCCGCACCGGACGCTGGCCGTTAACCGGGCAGAACGGGAAGACGTGCTGCGCGTTTCCCTGGAGGTGCCTGCAGAACGCGTGCATGATTACATCGACCGCCAGATCGTCCGAGGCGGCACCACGCAGGTAATCAGGGACGTGCTGGTGAAGACGATCGAGGATGCCTACAAGCGGCTGATCGCTCCATCGATCGAGCGGGAGGTGCGCGGGGAGCTTACGGATAAGGCAGAGGAGCACGCCATTCAAATTTTTTCTGCAAATCTGCGTAATCTGCTCCTCCAGCCGCCTGTGCGCGGCCATGTCGTCCTTGGTGTCGATCCCGCATTCCGCACCGGCTGCAAGCTTGCCGTCGTCGACGAAACGTCCAAGCTGCTGGAGGTTGCGGTCGTATATCCGACGGCGCCGAACAACAAGGTTGCGGAAGCGGAGAAGCTGATCGGCGGCCTCATCGACAAGTATAAGGTCGAGCTCATCGTAATCGGCAATGGGACCGCTTCGCGCGAGACGGAGCAGTTCATCGCCGGTATGATCGGCAAACGCAAGGCGGCGGGCCAAGACAAGGGCCGCGATATCAAATATATTATCGTGAACGAGGCAGGGGCCAGCGTCTATTCCGCTTCCAAATTGGCGGCGGATGAATTCCCCGCGCTCGATGTAGCCGAACGCAGCGCGGTCTCCATTGCCAGAAGGCTGCAGGATCCGCTTGCAGAGCTCGTGAAGATCGAGCCCAAAGCGATCGGCGTCGGCCAATATCAGCATGATGTAAGCCAGAAGCGGCTGGATGAAAGCCTAGGCGGCGTCGTGGAATCGGCGGTCAACCATGTCGGCGTCGATGTGAACACGGCTTCGCCCTCGCTGCTCGGTTATGTCGCCGGAATCAACGCGACAACCGCCAAAAATATCGTGAAATACCGCGATGAGAACGGAATCTTCAAAGACCGCAAAGCGCTGAAGAGCGTGCCGAGATTGGGCGCGAAGACGTACGAGCAGTGCATCGGCTTTATTCGCGTGCTGGAAAGCGCGAATATACTTGACCGGACACCTATTCATCCGGAGTCGTATGAGGTGGTGGACAAGCTGTGCCAAGCGTTTGGACTGAAGCTGGATCAGCTCGGCAGCGAGTCGTTCAAAGCGGCTCTCATGGATGTTAAGCCTGAGGAGGCAGCGCCGATGCTGGGGGTTGGGGTGCCGACGCTGCGCGACATTATAGACAGCCTGCTGCGTCCTGGACGAGATCCGCGGGAGGAGCTGCCACAGCCGATCTTCCATACGGATGTGCTTGATATCGAGGACTTGAAGCCCGGTATGGAGCTTCACGGCACGGTGCGCAATGTCATAGACTTCGGCGCCTTCGTGGACATCGGCATTAAGAACGATGGCCTGGTCCACATCTCCCAGCTGAGCAACAAGTTCGTGAAGCATCCGATGGATGTCGTATCGGTCGGAGACAACGTGACTGTCTGGGTACTGAGCGTAGATGTCAAGAAAGGACGCGTCGGCCTTACCATGCGCAAGCCGGACTAACATTTGGCCAAAACAGCAAAGAGAAGCCCTGACCGACTGTCAGGGCTTTTCTTTGCTGTTCGCGCCAGCTCCTCAGGGACAAACGGCAAGGAGCATGGAACAACGTGTATTATAAACTGGCACTGTCGTCGTTAGGATGCTGCTTCGTGCGGTAAAAGTACCAGCAATCGTTCAACAGCCTGATTTGCCGCCGGTCTTTCTTCATAAAAGCACGCATTAATTGATTGCACAGCCACTGCGGCACATGCATCGCCCTCCTCCTGCCCATACTTGTGTAATAACTAGTATATGGGGATGGGCGGATGTCCGTGCAGGTCCCAATGAATTCAATCCTTCATACGACGATCCGCTTAGACTGCTAAGGCAGATCAGACATCCATTTCTTCTTCATACCACTGCTCGAGCTGCGCTTGAAGCGCGCGGATTTCCGTAAGCAGCGAGATGAGCGGATAGGATTTCTCCTCGATAGCGGAGAAGCTTCGTTCCAATTCGTTCATATAATCCAGTCCGGATTGCTTCTGAAGCGACTTGTCGTGCAGCTCCAGATCCTCGCATTCACCGATCGCATAAGGCAGCTGAGGAACATTGCTGGCGGTCAGCTTGTCGATTTCTTTATGTAAGCGCAGATTAAGCGCGCTTAACTGATAAGCGTGCGATGCGGGCATTTCTACGAATGAGATGCCGCTGGTGCCGTTCATAATAACGTAACGCATGTGTGGCATAGTAGGGTGACCTCTCCTCTCGAACATGTCGATTCATGAACCTACTTGACAGTTTAGCGTATTCATCCTTTACAATTCAAGTAGCAACATAGATTCGATAGCCATACTTGAAGTATGCGGACAGGAGGGGGCGCAGGACATGACGGACAAGCAGCTGCAGGAATGGGTGGAACGGGTTTCGCTGCAGTTTTTCAAGCTGCCGTTCCGGCATCAAGCGACCTTTAACAGGCGTCTGA carries:
- a CDS encoding hydrolase/acyltransferase: MPHMRYVIMNGTSGISFVEMPASHAYQLSALNLRLHKEIDKLTASNVPQLPYAIGECEDLELHDKSLQKQSGLDYMNELERSFSAIEEKSYPLISLLTEIRALQAQLEQWYEEEMDV
- a CDS encoding O-antigen ligase family protein, which translates into the protein MPGAMAVAAACWFAIVLIVSSYRYGMFFDVSFYRWEWLLAITALASMLLASIARLTRRKLPRRASHRGFPEEPAALIQEKEAASTAPRRAAACWHAVPAAAYGPLAIALLYALSLAFEPASVNGTIGQALRWSAYGAILWSLYFWLRPPSGRIWLAAAIQAAGAFVVWGALAGWMGWIAFPEIVMVTSDEQLSATGARLAGYFQYPNMLGAVAGAYTVWQWLLLVRERSWLAFAAAALQSVPAALVLLLTESRGAWMAAAIGWLAGLLLLGRRERTGWLLYSGWTLLAAGAGYRFLLKAGLHTSGASQGWGEMTGAAVLLAAVILSGLGMIGIRRLLSRGLGRRERLIAWGVWSAGAAAAILLLVTAVQGRVSGNFQTAGSRMLFYQDAFKLFLEAPLFGRGGDTWQVLFTQMQSQPYVGSEVHSGYLELLLDIGLVGAAVFAVVLGALLLRVFRHDRAGLIPLAVLLFHAAADFDMSFGFYWLLAFGWIALYSLEGAGTAGAAAAAGKTPYAFRWRLAARATAAATAAVVFAAAAVTGWQLDRAAQHRASAVAADGDARAAALRAALEANPHWTRIRLELAPLAPPAERAGLLAAGLRSEPQSVPLLWALGTEAAERGDVSQAAAHMRLALRYDRFARVKQTDAVVAMTRLAQSKRAERLYGEARLAAQTALAFYDAYEALGRESYQANGRRFEVTEEAAKAAKVSRRLLDYLQEP
- a CDS encoding MBL fold metallo-hydrolase translates to MLTIETFSLGPLQTNAYLVMEETGQRGFIVDPGMGPKRLLERIRDVKIEAIVLTHAHFDHMGGVDEVRKAAGCPVYLHDLEADWLTDAAKNGSMRWSDVTKPLTTDPAEHALEEGQQLQLIGHTFKVLHTPGHSPGSVSLLCGEHLLSGDVLFRMSVGRTDLPGGRERDLYDSIRNKLYKLDSNVRVYPGHGPQTTIGFEKANNPYVPA
- a CDS encoding thioredoxin family protein, with the translated sequence MSKNLANKLNKGISTQQFIDSFQKNKETFQSWQSQFEWPSEDDREYFESINNRDDLRCLILAAEWCGDVVRNLPVVFKALEVTGIPTEVLVMEDHLDTMDEFLTMGGRAIPIVIFTDTGGHVLGQWGPRPSHVQEAMTAFKLANSDREAADYQEKLAETRQEMGRRYGEGAGYQQIIVKELRELLSAL
- a CDS encoding cupredoxin domain-containing protein, with amino-acid sequence MSKIFVVKKKHFRLFSLVLLVLLIAAVYIKWNPAKPAMSAPEQVRVFHLVTGEFEARTDDGKKIEVYRWDPGTIIVNKGDQVELRITGVNGESHPFVIEGLGIKGVVTKGKTTTVRFKAEAKGTYPIVCQTHTESSHGAPMVGYIQVQ
- a CDS encoding ABC transporter ATP-binding protein → MIELRQIEHAFTLGRKGQERRVPVLRGIDLTIRKGEIVTLIGRSGSGKSTLLHIASGFIRPTSGRVSIAGLDVTDYSEGQWADFRRRYLGFVFQNFQLIPSMTAFENTELPLVLQGLPAGERRKQATEILEKLGIAAYADHYPSELSGGQQQRVGIARSLILNPPVLLADEPTGSLDSENEEQLLQLLQTLNRDHGITLLIITHDDKVASIGNRTMRIEDGRLADPANGSPNEYRKLEVVKP
- a CDS encoding Tex family protein, which produces MAETKQRIAEEEAELGAGGKIELTPEEQAAEQERIVKRVSIDLSLPLTKVKSAVSLLDEGNTIPFIARYRKEMTGELDENELRLIEEKLQYMRNLESRKREVIRLIEEQGKLTDELRQSILASVKLQEVEDIYRPYRQKRKTRASVAKERGLEPLAQWLFSQPRQGEPMREAERYIDAEKGVNTADDALQGAMDIIAEQIADDAKIRAWVRRHTFDHGVLRTEVKDASLESVYEMYYDYQEPMKKLPPHRTLAVNRAEREDVLRVSLEVPAERVHDYIDRQIVRGGTTQVIRDVLVKTIEDAYKRLIAPSIEREVRGELTDKAEEHAIQIFSANLRNLLLQPPVRGHVVLGVDPAFRTGCKLAVVDETSKLLEVAVVYPTAPNNKVAEAEKLIGGLIDKYKVELIVIGNGTASRETEQFIAGMIGKRKAAGQDKGRDIKYIIVNEAGASVYSASKLAADEFPALDVAERSAVSIARRLQDPLAELVKIEPKAIGVGQYQHDVSQKRLDESLGGVVESAVNHVGVDVNTASPSLLGYVAGINATTAKNIVKYRDENGIFKDRKALKSVPRLGAKTYEQCIGFIRVLESANILDRTPIHPESYEVVDKLCQAFGLKLDQLGSESFKAALMDVKPEEAAPMLGVGVPTLRDIIDSLLRPGRDPREELPQPIFHTDVLDIEDLKPGMELHGTVRNVIDFGAFVDIGIKNDGLVHISQLSNKFVKHPMDVVSVGDNVTVWVLSVDVKKGRVGLTMRKPD
- a CDS encoding DedA family protein; its protein translation is MDWIHKVLDSLLLWVESLGYYGIVIGLAIEVIPSEIVLAFGGYLVFQGKVTFLGAVIFGTIGAVIQQWILYAIGRFAGRPFFEKYGKYIKIKPKHLDISERWFKQYGAGIVFTARFVPVMRQAISIPAGIAKMNFGLFTLLTLLASIPWSILFVYLGYTLGDQWENIDEKAAPYVQPAILIAIGLLIVYVLFKVLRKRGKSI
- a CDS encoding dehydrogenase, which translates into the protein MKSSANHNNKHTEQYPSARKIRRACDNELYRTMKRLGIWIPSDKIQEAEKLYYRKVILNSIWIYENRSNRRLLADWWDENVNDEIAALWNVEPGKLRTAFRDAFGG
- the cmpA gene encoding cortex morphogenetic protein CmpA, with translation MPQWLCNQLMRAFMKKDRRQIRLLNDCWYFYRTKQHPNDDSASL
- a CDS encoding ABC transporter permease yields the protein MKTSDKLRFVKQNMAKNKSRIFMTILATAMGCTFLMMIASVAFGLQRSLVDDMMQGQTLTEIQIHGKKNGDSHEAITQADADRFKKRDGVKAVTAQRFTQGEVTLEGYKSSPSAIVTNFEEETKAGLQLSEGRMPKNGTEAIVGYHFAQQLMKAGTEDAYTGSLLGKQIEFRATGYNPATEKEESLGMVKLTIVGLTTKPDKEWLQSTELYLDDSIQDRLFHKDFETHPNVKVYAESADQVTAMSKALRDEGYSLYSVADTIKEMDLVFLIMKIGLIFVGTIAVLIASIGIYNTMTMAVTERSQDIGIMKAIGANPKTIRSIFLLESFGIGLFGALIGLAAAYGLSAVINAVVPIIIESALDGEAPEGFTFTYIPFSLTLVSVGISLGVAVLSGMRPAARATRIDVLRALRRDI